One window from the genome of Saccopteryx leptura isolate mSacLep1 chromosome 8, mSacLep1_pri_phased_curated, whole genome shotgun sequence encodes:
- the EIF2B5 gene encoding translation initiation factor eIF2B subunit epsilon, which translates to MAATVVVPPGAVSSRAAKRNVCGPGGGGGAGGARGAEEEPPPPLQAVLVADSFDRRFFPISKDQPRVLLPLANVALIDYTLEFLTATGVQETFVFCCWKAAQIKEHLLKSKWCRPTSLNVVRIMTSELYRSLGDVLRDVDAKALVRSDFLLVYGDVISNINVSRALEEHRLRRKLEKNVSVMTMIFKESSPSHPTRCHEDNVVVAVDSTTNQVLHFQKTQGLRRFSFPLSLFGGSGDGVEIRYDLLDCHISICSPQVAQLFTDNFDYQTRDDFVRGLLVNEEILGNQIHMHVTTREYGARVSNLHMYAAVCTDVIRRWVYPLTPEANFTDNTTQNCTHSRHNIYRGTEVSLGHGSILEENVLLGSGTVIGSNCFITNSVIGPGCHIGDNVVLDQAYLWQGVRVAAGAQIYQSLLCDNAEVKEQVILKPRCVLTSQVVVGPDITLLEGSVISLHPPDTEEDEDDSQFSDDSGADQEKEKVKLKGYNPAEVGVAGQGYLWKAADINMKEEEELQQSLWGVTINMEEESETESERSMDSEDLDSRAGSPQMDDIKVFQNEVLGTLQRGKEENISCDNLILEINSLKYAYNISLNEVMHVLSHVVLEFPLQQMDSLLDPNRYCALLLPLLKAWSPVFRNYIKRAADHLEALAAIEDFFLGHEALGTSVAKVLMAFYQLEILAEETILSWYSQRDTIDRGQQLRKNQQLQRFIQWLKEAEEESSEDD; encoded by the exons ATGGCGGCTACTGTGGTGGTTCCCCCTGGTGCGGTGTCCAGTCGGGCCGCCAAGCGCAATGTCTGCGGGCCAGGAGGCGGTGGCGGCGCTGGGGGAGCCCGAGGGGCGGAGGAGGAACCGCCGCCGCCCCTACAAGCAGTTCTGGTGGCAGATAGCTTCGACCGCCGCTTCTTCCCCATCTCCAAGGACCAGCCTCGG GTCCTCTTGCCCCTGGCCAACGTGGCACTAATTGACTACACTCTGGAATTTCTGACTGCCACAGGTGTACAGGAAACCTTTGTCTTTTGTTGCTGGAAGGCTGCTCAGATCAAGGAACACTTACT AAAATCTAAGTGGTGCCGCCCTACATCCCTCAATGTGGTTCGAATAATGACGTCAGAGCTATATCGATCACTGGGGGATGTTCTCCGTGATGTTGATGCCAAGGCCTTGGTGCGCTCTGACTTCCTTCTGGTGTATGGGGACGTCATCTCAAACATCAATGTTTCCAGAGCCCTGGAGGAACACAG GTTGAGGCGaaagctagaaaaaaatgtatctgtGATGACGATGATCTTCAAGGAGTCATCCCCCAGTCACCCAACTCGTTGCCATGAGGACAATGTGGTAGTGGCTGTGGATAGTACCACAAATCAGGTTCTCCATTTTCAGAAGACCCAAGGACTTCGAcggttttcttttcctctg AGCTTATTTGGGGGCAGTGGAGATGGAGTGGAGATTCGCTACGATTTACTGGATTGTCATATCAGCATCTGCTCTCCTCAG GTAGCTCAACTCTTTACAGACAACTTTGACTACCAAACTCGGGATGACTTTGTGCGAGGCCTCTTAGTGAATGAAGAG ATCCTAGGGAACCAGATCCACATGCACGTGACAACTAGGGAATATGGTGCCCGCGTCTCCAACCTACACATGTATGCAGCTGTCTGCACTGATGTCATCCGCCGATGGGTCTACCCTCTCACCCCAGAGGCAAACTTCACTGACAACACAACTCAGAACTGCACTCATTCCCGGCATAACATCTACCGAGGGACTGAGGTCAGCCTGGGCCATGGCAGCATCCTGGAGGAAAATGTGCTTCTGGGCTCTGGCACCGTCATTGGCAGCAATTGCTTTATCACCAACAGTGTCATTGGCCCTGGCTGTCACATTG GTGATAACGTGGTGCTGGATCAGGCCTACCTGTGGCAGGGTGTTCGAGTGGCTGCTGGAGCACAAATCTATCAGTCTCTGCTTTGTGACAATGCTGAGGTCAAGGAGCAAGTTATATTGAAGCCACGCTGTGTCCTCACTTCCCAG gTGGTAGTGGGCCCAGACATCACACTGCTTGAGGGCTCGGTAATCTCTTTGCACCCTCCAGATACAGAGGAAGATGAGGATGATAGCCAGTTCAGTGATGATTCTGGGGCTGaccaagaaaaggagaaagtgaaGCTGAAAG GTTACAATCCAGCAGAAGTTGGAGTTGCAGGCCAGGGCTACCTCTGGAAAGCTGCAGACATTAAcatgaaagaagaagaagaactacAGCAGAGTCTATGGG GAGTCACAATCAACATGGAAGAAGAGAGTGAAACTGAAAGTGAGCGAAGTATGGATTCTGAGGACCTGGATAGCCGGGCAGGCTCCCCACAGATGGATGACATCAAAG tGTTCCAGAATGAAGTCCTTGGAACACTGCAGCGCGGCAAGGAGGAGAACATTTCTTGTGACAATCTAATCCTAGAGATCAACTCTCTCAA GTACGCCTACAACATAAGCCTAAATGAAGTGATGCACGTACTGAGCCACGTGGTCCTGGAGTTCCCCCTGCAACAGATGGATTCCCTGCTTGACCCAAACCGCTACTGTGCCCTGCTGCTTCCC CTGCTCAAGGCCTGGAGCCCTGTTTTTAGGAACTACATAAAGCGTGCAGCTGATCATTTGGAAGCACTGGCAGCCATTGAGGACTTTTTCCTGGGTCATGAAGCTCTTGGTACTTCTGTGGCCAAG GTTCTGATGGCTTTCTACCAGCTGGAGATCCTGGCTGAGGAAACCATCCTGAGCTGGTACAGCCAAAGGGATACAATTGACAGGGGCCAGCAGTTGCGTAAGAACCAGCAG CTGCAGAGGTTCATCCAGTGGCTAAAGGAGGCAGAAGAGGAGTCGTCTGAAGATGACTGA